A genomic segment from Rubrobacter tropicus encodes:
- a CDS encoding (R)-mandelonitrile lyase — protein sequence MKITKNSLETTPGPSEWFTGAVYIDTIATPSEPSRLAAASVNFAPGARTAWHTHPLGQTIYVTQGLGLCQRRGGPVETIRPGDRVFFEPGEDHWHGAAPNRFMTHTAMQEADDSGSPVTWGEHVTDEEYNAAPAS from the coding sequence ATGAAGATCACCAAGAACTCCCTCGAAACCACTCCCGGGCCGAGCGAGTGGTTCACCGGCGCGGTCTACATTGACACCATCGCGACACCATCAGAGCCATCCCGCCTCGCGGCCGCCAGCGTCAACTTCGCCCCGGGCGCCCGCACCGCCTGGCACACGCACCCCCTCGGGCAGACCATCTACGTCACCCAGGGCTTAGGCCTCTGCCAGCGCCGCGGCGGGCCCGTCGAGACGATCCGCCCGGGCGACCGCGTGTTCTTCGAGCCGGGCGAAGACCACTGGCACGGCGCCGCCCCGAACCGCTTCATGACCCACACAGCGATGCAGGAGGCAGACGACTCCGGCAGCCCCGTCACCTGGGGCGAGCACGTCACCGACGAG
- a CDS encoding glycoside hydrolase family 13 protein, translating to MPITTTQQQWWKESVVYQIWPRSFADGDGDGIGDLAGIASRLDHLATLGVDVLWLSPIYPSPQDDAGYDISDYRDIDPTFGSMEEFDALLAAVHERGMKLVMDLVVNHTSDEHPWFVESRASKDNPKRDWYWWRSAREGMSAGDPGAEPNNWGSIFSGPAWELDETTGEYYLHLFSRKQPDLNWENPEVRQAVYSMMRWWLDRGIDGFRMDVINFISKDASLPDGHAHDGGLYGDGMPFFVDGPRMHEFLQEMHREVFAGREGLISVGEMPGVTVEEAKLYTDPARREVDMVFQFEHVQVDHGPSFWDIRPLRLRDLKAILGRWQAGLAEVGWNSLYWNNHDQPRVVSRFGDDGAHRVHAAKMLGTLLHLHRGTPYVYQGEELGMTNAPFDSIEDFRDIQSLNHYAEAVGMGADPETVLAALRIRSRDNARTPMQWDDTENAGFTTGTPWIAVNPNHKGINAQAAFADDDSVFHHYRRLIELRHTEPAVAHGDFHMLLADHDQVYAFTRRYGSTGLLVLANFFGDPATIEVPDAGRWQDAELLLGNYPVDATEKLRDLTLRPFEARIYRLR from the coding sequence ATACCAATCACTACTACGCAGCAGCAGTGGTGGAAAGAGAGCGTCGTTTACCAGATCTGGCCGCGCAGCTTCGCGGACGGCGACGGAGACGGGATCGGGGATCTCGCCGGGATCGCCTCGCGGCTGGACCACCTCGCGACCTTGGGCGTGGACGTGTTGTGGCTGTCGCCTATCTACCCCTCACCGCAGGACGACGCCGGCTACGACATCAGCGACTACCGGGACATCGACCCGACGTTCGGATCCATGGAAGAGTTCGACGCGCTGCTGGCGGCCGTCCACGAGCGCGGGATGAAGCTCGTTATGGACCTCGTCGTCAACCACACCTCCGACGAGCACCCGTGGTTCGTCGAGTCGCGCGCCTCGAAGGACAACCCGAAGCGCGACTGGTACTGGTGGCGGTCCGCGCGCGAGGGCATGAGCGCGGGCGACCCGGGCGCCGAGCCGAACAACTGGGGCTCCATCTTCTCCGGCCCGGCGTGGGAGCTCGACGAGACTACGGGCGAGTACTACCTGCACCTGTTCTCGCGCAAGCAGCCCGACCTCAACTGGGAGAACCCCGAAGTCCGCCAGGCGGTCTACTCGATGATGCGCTGGTGGCTGGACCGCGGCATCGACGGCTTCCGCATGGACGTCATCAACTTCATCTCCAAAGACGCCAGCCTGCCCGACGGCCACGCGCACGACGGCGGCCTCTACGGCGACGGCATGCCGTTCTTCGTCGACGGACCCCGCATGCACGAGTTCCTGCAGGAGATGCACCGCGAAGTCTTCGCCGGGCGTGAAGGCCTGATCTCCGTCGGCGAGATGCCTGGCGTGACGGTCGAAGAGGCCAAGCTCTACACCGACCCCGCCCGCCGCGAGGTGGACATGGTCTTCCAGTTCGAGCACGTCCAGGTCGATCACGGTCCCTCGTTCTGGGATATCCGTCCGCTGCGCCTGCGCGACCTCAAGGCGATCCTCGGACGCTGGCAGGCCGGGCTGGCCGAGGTTGGCTGGAACAGCCTGTACTGGAACAACCACGACCAGCCGCGCGTCGTCTCGCGCTTCGGCGACGACGGAGCGCACCGGGTGCACGCCGCGAAGATGCTCGGCACCCTGCTGCATCTGCACCGCGGGACGCCCTACGTCTACCAGGGCGAGGAGCTCGGCATGACCAACGCGCCCTTCGACTCCATCGAAGACTTTCGCGACATCCAGTCGCTCAACCACTACGCCGAGGCCGTCGGCATGGGCGCCGACCCCGAAACCGTCCTGGCCGCGCTGCGCATCCGCAGCCGCGACAACGCCCGCACCCCGATGCAGTGGGACGATACCGAGAACGCCGGCTTCACCACCGGCACACCATGGATCGCGGTCAACCCCAACCACAAGGGGATCAACGCGCAGGCCGCGTTCGCCGACGACGACTCGGTGTTTCACCACTACCGGCGCCTGATCGAACTGCGTCACACCGAGCCCGCCGTCGCGCACGGCGACTTCCACATGCTACTCGCCGACCACGACCAGGTCTACGCGTTCACCCGCCGCTACGGCAGCACCGGGCTTCTCGTACTCGCCAACTTCTTTGGAGACCCCGCCACCATCGAAGTCCCGGACGCCGGCCGTTGGCAGGACGCTGAACTCCTCCTCGGCAACTATCCGGTCGATGCCACCGAGAAACTTCGGGACCTGACGCTGAGGCCGTTCGAAGCGCGCATCTACCGTTTGCGCTAG
- a CDS encoding cyclophilin-like fold protein, translating into MIAMNVFSPRWSRWPRSRCYPLALALLAAISLSACGGGDGGGDRAIGAPGASAPDTSPSPASGDPDSSEGTPIRIAFGGTGLTARLHDNATARDLASQLPLTLTFSDLSNVEKTAPLPRELSLDGAPEGHDPAAGDIGYYSPGGDLVFYYDSEAPFFDGIVRIGEFDGGMDAIEHQGGDFSVTIRRAE; encoded by the coding sequence ATGATCGCAATGAACGTCTTTAGCCCTCGGTGGTCGCGTTGGCCGCGGAGCCGCTGCTACCCGCTCGCGCTCGCGCTCCTGGCGGCCATCTCGCTCTCGGCTTGCGGCGGGGGAGACGGGGGAGGCGACAGGGCCATCGGCGCCCCCGGGGCGAGCGCTCCGGATACGTCGCCGAGCCCGGCCTCCGGCGACCCCGACTCCTCGGAGGGCACGCCGATCCGGATCGCCTTCGGCGGTACGGGCCTCACCGCCCGGCTGCACGACAACGCCACGGCGCGAGATCTCGCATCTCAGCTGCCGCTGACGCTCACTTTCAGCGACCTCAGCAACGTGGAGAAGACCGCCCCGCTACCCCGCGAGTTGTCGCTGGACGGTGCGCCCGAAGGGCACGACCCCGCCGCTGGAGACATCGGCTACTACTCTCCGGGTGGCGACCTCGTCTTCTACTACGACAGCGAGGCCCCGTTCTTCGACGGCATCGTGCGGATCGGCGAGTTCGACGGCGGGATGGACGCGATCGAGCACCAAGGCGGCGACTTCAGCGTCACGATCAGACGCGCGGAATAA
- a CDS encoding SDR family NAD(P)-dependent oxidoreductase — protein sequence MDPTYDFHDRVAVVTGAGSGMGLATAQAFAESGAAVVLSDRDEQTLRTATDGLTSAGHQALGVACDVSDEEQVAALVERAVASFGRLDFAFNNAGIQAPPTDAADEPAELFDRVNAVNLRGVWACMKHELRPMRAQGSGAIVNCSSLGGLVGLPGRAAYHASKHGVIGLTRSAALEYAPRGVRINAICPGTIETPMVEDMIAKGELDVPEAVANQPIGRLGRPDEIAAAVLWLCSPASSFVLGVALPVDGGYTAR from the coding sequence ATGGACCCCACCTACGACTTCCACGACCGCGTCGCCGTCGTCACAGGCGCCGGCTCCGGCATGGGGCTCGCCACGGCCCAAGCGTTCGCCGAGTCCGGGGCCGCCGTCGTGCTCTCCGACCGCGACGAGCAGACCCTCAGGACCGCGACGGACGGGCTGACCTCCGCGGGCCACCAGGCGCTCGGCGTCGCCTGCGACGTGTCCGACGAGGAGCAGGTCGCCGCGCTCGTGGAACGCGCCGTGGCGAGCTTCGGCCGGCTCGACTTCGCGTTCAACAACGCCGGCATCCAGGCCCCGCCGACCGACGCCGCCGACGAACCGGCCGAGCTCTTCGACCGCGTGAACGCGGTCAACCTGCGCGGCGTTTGGGCCTGCATGAAACACGAGCTGCGGCCGATGCGCGCCCAAGGCAGCGGCGCCATCGTCAATTGCTCCTCGCTCGGCGGGCTGGTCGGGCTCCCGGGCCGCGCCGCCTACCACGCCTCCAAACACGGCGTCATCGGCCTCACCAGGAGCGCGGCCCTCGAGTACGCGCCCCGCGGCGTCCGCATCAACGCGATCTGCCCGGGAACCATCGAGACCCCGATGGTCGAGGACATGATCGCCAAGGGCGAGCTCGACGTGCCCGAGGCCGTCGCCAACCAGCCTATCGGCCGGCTGGGACGCCCGGACGAGATCGCCGCGGCCGTGCTCTGGCTCTGCAGCCCGGCATCCAGCTTCGTGCTCGGCGTCGCGCTCCCCGTCGACGGCGGCTACACCGCCCGCTGA
- a CDS encoding zinc-dependent alcohol dehydrogenase family protein, translated as MRGTMLYGPRDVRSEERPDPTIVESTDAVIRLSAACVCGSDLWPYRGADPVTQPTPMGHEYVGIVEEVGSEVRLIEPGQFVVGSFFASDNTCEICRAGYQSSCVHRQPGAPTGAQAEYARIPLADGTLVATPGLPPEDMIPSLLAASDVLGTGWFGAVAAEAGPGKTVAVVGDGAVGLLAVLAARQLGADRIIAMSRHESRQRLAREFGATEIVTERGDAGAARIKELTGGLGAHSVVEAVGTQESMMQAIRSARPGGHVGFVGVLHGVEILGEEFFFSHVHLHGGPAPVRRFLPELIDLIWDRKIEPGKVFDLTLPLEQAAEGYRAMDERRAIKTLLHP; from the coding sequence ATGCGAGGAACTATGCTTTACGGCCCCCGGGACGTGCGTTCCGAGGAGCGCCCCGACCCGACGATCGTCGAGTCGACCGACGCGGTCATCAGGCTCTCGGCGGCCTGCGTGTGCGGCTCGGACCTCTGGCCCTACCGCGGCGCCGACCCGGTGACGCAGCCGACACCGATGGGCCACGAGTACGTCGGTATCGTCGAGGAGGTCGGCAGCGAGGTGCGTCTGATCGAGCCGGGCCAGTTCGTCGTGGGCTCGTTCTTCGCGTCGGACAACACCTGCGAGATCTGCCGGGCCGGCTACCAGTCGTCCTGCGTTCACCGGCAGCCCGGCGCCCCCACCGGCGCGCAGGCGGAGTACGCCCGCATCCCGCTCGCCGACGGCACCCTCGTGGCGACGCCGGGCCTGCCGCCGGAGGACATGATCCCCAGCCTGCTCGCGGCCTCCGACGTGCTCGGCACCGGCTGGTTCGGCGCCGTGGCGGCCGAGGCCGGTCCGGGCAAGACGGTGGCGGTCGTCGGCGACGGCGCCGTCGGCCTGCTCGCGGTGCTCGCCGCCAGGCAGCTCGGCGCCGATAGGATCATCGCGATGAGCCGCCACGAGTCCCGCCAGCGCCTCGCCCGGGAGTTCGGCGCGACCGAGATCGTGACCGAGCGCGGCGACGCGGGCGCGGCACGGATCAAGGAGCTCACCGGCGGGCTCGGCGCGCACTCGGTCGTCGAGGCCGTCGGCACGCAGGAGTCGATGATGCAGGCCATCCGCTCCGCGCGGCCGGGCGGTCACGTCGGGTTCGTCGGCGTGCTCCACGGCGTGGAGATCCTGGGTGAGGAGTTCTTCTTCTCGCACGTGCACCTGCACGGCGGTCCCGCCCCGGTCCGGCGCTTTTTGCCCGAGCTTATCGACCTGATCTGGGACCGGAAGATCGAACCCGGCAAGGTTTTCGACCTGACCCTGCCGCTCGAGCAGGCGGCGGAGGGCTACCGCGCGATGGACGAGCGCCGCGCTATCAAGACGCTGCTGCACCCGTAA
- a CDS encoding aldo/keto reductase — protein MQKRKLGDNLEVSAIGLGCMGLSFAYGPATGKREGIALIRSAVERGVTFFDTAEAYGPHTNEELVGEALAPVRDRVVIATKFGFRDGDAQAGLDSRPERIRGVAEASLSRLKTDRIDLLYQHRVDPDVPIEEVAGAVKDLIGEGKVGHLGLSEAGAQTIRRAHAVQPVAALQSEYSLWWREPEEEILPTLEDLGIGFVPFSPLGKGFLTGTIDENTEFDSADFRNTVPRFSEENRRANRALVEVLGGIADKQGATRAQIALAWLLAQKPWIVPIPGTTKLNRLEENVGAADVELASDDLHEIEDAVSGVTVQGDRYPAHLQQRVDR, from the coding sequence GTGCAGAAGCGCAAACTCGGAGACAATCTGGAAGTGTCGGCCATCGGGCTCGGTTGCATGGGACTGAGCTTCGCCTACGGTCCGGCGACCGGTAAGCGGGAGGGCATCGCGCTGATCCGGTCGGCTGTCGAACGCGGCGTCACCTTCTTCGACACCGCCGAGGCGTACGGCCCCCACACCAACGAGGAGTTGGTCGGCGAAGCCCTCGCGCCCGTCCGTGACCGGGTGGTGATCGCCACCAAGTTCGGCTTCAGGGACGGGGACGCGCAGGCGGGCCTCGACAGTCGCCCGGAGCGCATAAGGGGGGTCGCCGAGGCCTCGCTGAGTCGTCTCAAGACCGACCGGATCGACCTCCTCTACCAGCACCGCGTCGACCCGGACGTGCCGATCGAAGAGGTGGCGGGCGCGGTGAAGGACCTGATTGGGGAGGGCAAGGTCGGGCACCTCGGCCTCTCCGAAGCAGGGGCACAGACGATTCGTCGCGCGCACGCGGTCCAGCCGGTCGCCGCGCTCCAGAGCGAGTACTCGCTGTGGTGGCGGGAGCCCGAGGAGGAGATCCTGCCCACCCTCGAGGATCTCGGGATCGGCTTCGTCCCCTTCAGCCCGCTGGGCAAGGGCTTCCTCACGGGCACCATCGATGAGAACACCGAGTTCGACAGCGCCGACTTCCGCAACACGGTGCCGCGCTTCTCGGAGGAGAACCGCAGGGCGAACCGGGCCCTGGTCGAGGTGCTCGGCGGGATCGCGGACAAGCAGGGGGCCACGCGCGCCCAGATCGCGCTGGCCTGGCTGCTCGCCCAAAAGCCGTGGATCGTCCCGATCCCGGGCACGACGAAGCTGAACCGCCTCGAGGAGAACGTCGGCGCTGCCGACGTCGAGCTCGCGTCCGATGACCTTCACGAGATCGAAGACGCCGTCTCAGGGGTCACGGTGCAGGGGGATCGGTATCCGGCGCACCTGCAGCAGCGGGTCGATCGCTGA
- a CDS encoding DUF2255 family protein — protein MSAWTGDELDGIGAAEELRLASLRPDGTPRPYVTMWVVRAGDDLYVRSAYGPDNPWFRRAKASGAGRIRAGGLERDVAFAEADPGAHAAIDAAYHAKYDRYGPEIVGTVVGPDAEAVTIRLVPRSRKE, from the coding sequence ATGAGCGCGTGGACGGGCGACGAGCTCGACGGGATCGGGGCGGCGGAGGAGCTGCGGCTCGCGTCGCTGCGGCCCGACGGCACGCCGCGCCCTTACGTGACGATGTGGGTCGTCCGGGCCGGCGACGACCTCTACGTGCGGTCCGCCTACGGCCCGGACAACCCGTGGTTCCGCCGCGCGAAGGCCAGCGGCGCCGGCCGCATCCGGGCCGGCGGACTGGAGCGGGACGTGGCCTTCGCCGAAGCCGATCCGGGCGCGCACGCCGCCATCGACGCCGCCTATCACGCCAAGTACGATCGGTACGGACCCGAGATCGTGGGCACCGTCGTCGGCCCCGATGCCGAGGCCGTGACGATCAGGCTCGTGCCGCGTTCCCGAAAGGAGTAG
- a CDS encoding zinc-dependent alcohol dehydrogenase family protein, whose amino-acid sequence MRATVMFGAGDVRIEDVPDAAIVEPTDALIRVTRACICGSDLHPYHQMERSETGTRMGHEAIGVVEDIGADVQSLKPGDLVVMPFAYSDGTCEFCREGLPTACVHVGFFGNPGTDGAQAEAVRVPYADGTLFKLPVGEDDALMPSLLTLSDVMGTGRHAAVAAKVGPGKSVAVVGDGAVGLCGVIAARRLGAEQIIIMGRHDDRIALAREFGATDVVRERGEEAVERVRGLTGGFGVHSVLECVGYAQAMETAIGVARPGGAVGRVGVPQDETIPASLPAFFGNVTVGGGPAPVRAYVEELLPDVLEGRIEPGRVLDRTVGLDGVPDGYRAMDDREAIKVMVRP is encoded by the coding sequence ATGCGCGCAACCGTCATGTTCGGCGCCGGGGACGTCCGCATCGAGGACGTCCCCGACGCCGCGATCGTCGAGCCGACCGACGCGCTGATCCGCGTCACCCGCGCCTGCATCTGCGGCAGCGACCTCCATCCGTACCACCAGATGGAGCGCAGCGAGACCGGAACCCGCATGGGCCACGAGGCTATAGGCGTCGTGGAGGACATCGGCGCCGATGTCCAGAGCCTGAAGCCCGGCGACCTCGTCGTCATGCCGTTCGCCTACTCCGACGGCACCTGCGAGTTCTGCCGGGAGGGGCTTCCGACGGCATGCGTGCACGTCGGGTTCTTCGGCAACCCGGGCACCGACGGGGCGCAGGCCGAGGCGGTGCGCGTCCCTTACGCCGACGGGACGCTCTTCAAGCTGCCGGTCGGCGAGGACGACGCGCTCATGCCTTCCCTGCTGACCCTCTCGGACGTGATGGGGACCGGACGTCACGCGGCAGTCGCCGCGAAGGTCGGCCCGGGCAAGAGCGTGGCCGTCGTCGGAGACGGGGCCGTCGGCCTGTGCGGCGTGATCGCCGCCAGGCGCCTCGGCGCCGAGCAGATAATCATCATGGGCCGCCACGACGACCGCATCGCGCTGGCGAGAGAGTTCGGCGCGACGGACGTCGTCAGGGAACGCGGCGAGGAGGCGGTCGAGCGCGTGCGCGGGCTCACCGGCGGCTTCGGCGTCCACTCCGTGCTGGAGTGCGTCGGCTACGCCCAGGCGATGGAGACGGCCATCGGCGTCGCGCGTCCGGGCGGCGCGGTCGGCCGGGTCGGCGTGCCCCAGGACGAGACGATCCCCGCCTCGCTGCCGGCGTTCTTCGGGAACGTCACCGTGGGCGGCGGGCCCGCCCCGGTCCGGGCGTACGTCGAGGAACTGCTGCCGGACGTGCTGGAGGGCCGCATCGAGCCTGGCCGCGTCCTCGACCGGACGGTGGGCCTCGACGGGGTGCCCGACGGCTACCGGGCGATGGACGACCGCGAGGCGATTAAGGTCATGGTCCGGCCGTGA
- a CDS encoding AraC family transcriptional regulator gives MDSMDRPRSEREADRAQTRRDELVERVARAVREDGTVEAPGGLRLLRRSSPTPKDHGVSSHALCVIAQGSKEVLLGDDCYRYDADRYLITAAALPTASRVTEASGGRPYLGVVLGLDPALVGSVMVEAGHPASGDRAAVRAFDVGPLDAGLLDAVVRLVGLLDAPAEEARFLRPLITREIVFRLLKGEQGGRLRQIAVLGGHAHRIAGALERLREDFDRPLRVEDVAREAGMSVSGFHHHFKAVTAMSPLQFQKRMRLQEARNLMLGEHLDAAGAGHRVGYGDASQFTREYKRLFGAPPLRDVERLREAAGQETAVEGAGP, from the coding sequence ATGGATTCGATGGACCGCCCGCGATCGGAACGGGAGGCTGACAGGGCGCAAACCCGGCGCGACGAGCTGGTCGAGCGCGTCGCCCGGGCCGTCCGCGAGGACGGGACCGTCGAGGCGCCGGGGGGGCTCCGGCTGCTCCGCCGGTCCTCGCCCACCCCGAAGGACCACGGCGTCTCCTCCCACGCCTTGTGCGTGATCGCGCAGGGCTCCAAGGAGGTCTTGCTGGGCGACGATTGCTACCGCTACGACGCCGACCGCTACCTCATCACCGCCGCGGCTCTTCCCACGGCGAGCCGGGTCACGGAGGCGTCGGGGGGGCGGCCGTACCTGGGCGTCGTCCTCGGGCTTGACCCCGCCCTCGTCGGCTCGGTCATGGTCGAGGCCGGCCACCCCGCGTCCGGGGACCGGGCCGCCGTGCGGGCCTTCGACGTGGGCCCGCTGGACGCGGGCCTGCTGGACGCCGTCGTGAGGCTCGTCGGGCTCCTGGACGCCCCCGCCGAGGAGGCGCGCTTCCTCCGGCCGCTTATCACCCGCGAGATCGTCTTCCGGCTCCTCAAGGGGGAGCAGGGCGGCAGGCTGCGACAGATCGCGGTCCTGGGCGGCCACGCCCACCGCATTGCCGGGGCCCTGGAGCGGCTGCGCGAGGACTTCGACCGGCCGCTGCGGGTCGAGGACGTCGCGCGGGAGGCCGGGATGAGCGTCTCGGGCTTCCACCACCACTTCAAGGCCGTCACCGCGATGAGCCCCCTGCAGTTCCAGAAGCGCATGCGCCTCCAGGAGGCCCGGAATCTTATGCTCGGCGAGCACCTCGACGCCGCGGGCGCCGGCCACCGGGTGGGCTACGGCGACGCCTCGCAGTTCACCCGGGAGTACAAGAGGCTCTTCGGCGCGCCGCCTTTGCGCGACGTTGAGCGGTTGCGGGAAGCGGCGGGCCAGGAAACCGCCGTGGAAGGCGCCGGCCCGTGA
- a CDS encoding enoyl-CoA hydratase, with amino-acid sequence MLEAEKTYEHVLVERDGPVARVTMNRPKKRNALSLDHMLELIDCFESVAQAREASVVVLRGEGPAFCAGHDLSEMVGRDPDFYRHVFDVCCRLMQTIQGIPQPVIAQVHGVATAAGCQLAATCDLVVAAEEARFATPGVRIGLFCSTPMVALSRAVGQKKSMEMLLTGDFISAEEAKAEGLVNRVVAAKDLEAEARTLADKIAEASPLVVGVGKQAFYRQLEMPTEQAYGYTREVMSFNATFADAQEGMCAFLEKRKPEWQNR; translated from the coding sequence ATGCTTGAAGCGGAGAAGACCTACGAGCACGTGCTGGTGGAGCGGGACGGCCCGGTCGCCCGCGTGACCATGAACCGGCCCAAGAAGCGCAACGCGCTCTCCCTGGATCACATGCTGGAGTTGATCGACTGCTTCGAGTCCGTAGCCCAGGCCAGGGAAGCGTCGGTTGTCGTGCTCCGCGGCGAGGGCCCCGCTTTCTGCGCCGGCCACGACCTCTCGGAGATGGTCGGCCGCGACCCGGACTTCTACCGGCACGTCTTCGACGTCTGTTGCAGGCTCATGCAGACCATTCAGGGGATACCGCAGCCCGTCATAGCCCAGGTGCATGGCGTCGCGACCGCGGCGGGCTGCCAGCTCGCCGCCACCTGCGACCTCGTGGTTGCCGCCGAGGAGGCGCGGTTCGCGACGCCGGGCGTGCGGATAGGGCTCTTCTGCTCCACCCCGATGGTCGCCCTCAGCCGCGCCGTGGGCCAGAAAAAGAGCATGGAGATGCTCCTGACGGGCGACTTCATCTCCGCGGAGGAAGCGAAGGCGGAGGGGCTGGTTAACCGGGTGGTCGCGGCGAAGGACCTGGAGGCGGAGGCGCGCACTTTGGCAGACAAGATAGCCGAGGCGAGCCCGCTCGTGGTCGGCGTGGGCAAGCAGGCCTTCTACCGCCAGCTTGAGATGCCGACAGAGCAGGCCTACGGTTACACCAGAGAGGTGATGTCCTTCAACGCCACCTTCGCCGACGCCCAGGAGGGCATGTGCGCCTTCCTGGAGAAGCGAAAGCCCGAGTGGCAAAACCGCTGA
- a CDS encoding ATP-dependent Clp protease adaptor ClpS, protein MTDTIARPIEEQKTEGMPPYNVVLHDDEDHSYEYVILMLKKVFGHSVNKGYEMAVEVDTKGRVVVLTTHLEEAELKRDQIHAFGPDPLIPRSKGSMSATVEPAGA, encoded by the coding sequence ATGACCGATACCATCGCGCGGCCCATCGAGGAGCAGAAGACCGAGGGGATGCCGCCCTACAACGTCGTGTTGCACGACGACGAGGACCACAGCTACGAGTACGTCATCCTGATGCTCAAGAAAGTCTTCGGCCATTCCGTCAACAAGGGCTACGAGATGGCCGTCGAGGTGGATACGAAGGGCCGCGTCGTGGTCCTCACCACCCACCTCGAAGAGGCCGAGCTAAAGCGGGACCAGATCCACGCCTTCGGCCCCGACCCCCTCATCCCGCGCAGCAAAGGCTCCATGTCCGCCACCGTGGAACCGGCGGGCGCCTGA
- a CDS encoding PQQ-dependent sugar dehydrogenase — protein sequence MRDTGYVGGFRGAVLMSVAALTIACAGCGVPTGDSGAEGQDPRPIDTGQTEDTENTASGTTPGPETTGEVRPASTRVEVGTLATGLRVPWSFAFLPDGDALVTERDSGRLLRVSPSGDVREIQTLPEGGDGEGGLLGVAVSPEYERDRYVYAYTTTETDNRVVRFRIGEEPEPILTGIPVNSYHNGGRIEFGPDDKLYVTTGDAGDTSNSQDQSSLGGKILRVNPDGSVPGDNPFPGSPVYSYGHRNVQGLAWDADGQLFASEFGQDTWDEANRIEAGDNYGWPEVEGEGGEDRGFVDPITVWPTSEASPSGAEILVDGAIPQWEGDLFVTALRGESLWRLELDDRGNVTGRERLLDGEVGRVRDVAQAPDGSLWVSTSNHDSYGNPVSEDDDRIFRLAPDRG from the coding sequence ATGCGCGACACCGGGTACGTGGGCGGGTTTCGAGGCGCGGTGCTGATGTCCGTCGCGGCGTTGACGATAGCCTGCGCCGGGTGCGGCGTTCCTACCGGAGACTCGGGTGCCGAAGGACAGGACCCCCGGCCGATAGACACGGGCCAGACCGAGGATACGGAGAACACAGCTTCCGGGACGACCCCTGGCCCCGAGACGACGGGGGAGGTGCGTCCCGCCTCGACGAGGGTAGAGGTGGGCACGCTGGCAACGGGCCTGCGAGTGCCGTGGTCCTTCGCTTTTCTGCCTGACGGTGACGCGCTCGTCACGGAGCGGGACTCAGGACGGCTTCTCAGGGTGAGCCCTTCGGGGGATGTTCGGGAGATCCAGACGTTGCCCGAGGGAGGCGACGGGGAAGGCGGGCTGCTCGGCGTCGCCGTCTCGCCGGAGTACGAGAGGGATCGTTACGTCTACGCCTACACGACTACCGAGACGGACAACCGGGTGGTGCGGTTCAGGATCGGAGAGGAGCCCGAACCCATCCTCACCGGCATCCCCGTCAACTCGTACCACAACGGCGGCAGGATAGAGTTCGGGCCAGACGACAAGCTCTACGTCACCACGGGCGACGCCGGCGACACCTCCAACTCGCAAGACCAAAGCTCTCTGGGAGGCAAGATCCTGCGCGTGAACCCGGACGGCTCGGTCCCCGGCGACAACCCGTTCCCCGGCAGCCCGGTCTACTCTTACGGCCACAGGAACGTGCAGGGCCTGGCCTGGGACGCCGACGGACAACTCTTCGCCAGCGAGTTCGGGCAGGACACCTGGGACGAGGCGAACCGAATCGAGGCGGGCGATAACTACGGCTGGCCGGAGGTAGAGGGGGAAGGGGGAGAAGACCGGGGGTTCGTCGACCCGATCACGGTCTGGCCCACGAGCGAAGCCTCGCCGAGCGGGGCCGAGATCCTGGTCGACGGCGCCATCCCGCAGTGGGAGGGCGACCTCTTCGTGACGGCCCTGAGGGGCGAAAGCCTCTGGCGACTGGAACTGGACGACCGGGGCAACGTGACCGGCCGCGAACGCCTGCTGGACGGCGAGGTCGGCCGCGTCAGGGACGTCGCCCAGGCCCCCGACGGCTCGCTCTGGGTCTCGACCAGCAACCACGACTCGTACGGAAACCCCGTCAGCGAGGACGACGACCGCATCTTCCGGCTCGCGCCGGACCGTGGCTGA